Proteins encoded within one genomic window of Haloplanus vescus:
- a CDS encoding lysylphosphatidylglycerol synthase transmembrane domain-containing protein codes for MAGGRTRATILGFVGALVVFAVLFTFAGVDKLVAQLRAADVRLVALVVLVTLGWLAAWAFSLRVVLDVLGVSLSVPQAFLVFTGAMFANNVTPFGQAGGEPITALLISRVTDTEYETGLAAIASVDTLNFVPSITIALVGAGYFVTETAFGANRRLEFALAAVAVLAIGVPSLVYLGWRRRYQVEARVVGVLTPAIRAIATRLPRVPVPTVGGIERRINGFFRAIERVATNPRGLALALGLSAIGWFFQMVGLWLAFRAIGTPIPLSIALFVVPIGAIAGVTPLPGGAGGIETVLVVLLVAAPLPAVTEPIALAAVVVFRGAVYWTPTVLGGLVVGSLGLRSRV; via the coding sequence ATGGCCGGCGGTCGTACGCGTGCGACGATACTCGGGTTCGTCGGCGCACTCGTCGTGTTCGCGGTGCTCTTCACCTTCGCCGGCGTCGACAAACTCGTCGCGCAGCTCCGCGCCGCCGACGTTCGTCTCGTGGCGCTGGTCGTCCTCGTCACCCTCGGGTGGCTCGCGGCGTGGGCGTTCTCGCTCCGCGTCGTCCTCGACGTCCTCGGCGTTTCGCTCTCCGTCCCGCAGGCGTTCCTGGTCTTCACCGGCGCCATGTTCGCCAACAACGTCACGCCGTTCGGACAGGCGGGCGGGGAACCCATCACTGCCCTCCTCATCTCGCGCGTGACCGACACCGAGTACGAGACGGGCCTCGCCGCCATCGCCAGCGTCGACACGCTCAACTTCGTCCCCTCCATCACCATCGCCCTCGTCGGCGCCGGCTACTTCGTCACCGAGACGGCCTTTGGGGCGAATCGCCGCCTCGAATTCGCCCTCGCCGCGGTGGCGGTGCTCGCCATCGGCGTCCCGTCGCTGGTCTATCTCGGCTGGCGCCGACGCTATCAGGTCGAAGCCCGCGTCGTCGGCGTCCTAACGCCGGCCATTCGAGCGATTGCGACCCGCCTGCCGCGCGTGCCTGTTCCGACTGTGGGCGGTATCGAACGCCGCATCAACGGCTTCTTCCGCGCCATCGAACGCGTCGCCACCAACCCGCGGGGCCTCGCACTCGCGCTCGGGCTGTCGGCTATCGGCTGGTTCTTCCAGATGGTCGGCCTGTGGCTCGCCTTCCGCGCCATCGGCACGCCCATCCCGCTCTCCATCGCGCTCTTCGTCGTCCCCATCGGCGCCATCGCGGGCGTGACGCCCCTGCCCGGCGGCGCCGGCGGCATCGAGACGGTGCTGGTCGTCCTGCTGGTCGCGGCGCCGCTGCCCGCCGTCACCGAACCCATCGCCCTCGCCGCCGTCGTCGTGTTCCGGGGCGCTGTCTACTGGACGCCGACGGTCCTCGGCGGCCTCGTCGTGGGCTCGCTCGGCCTCCGCTCACGTGTCTAA
- the thiL gene encoding thiamine-phosphate kinase: protein MDERSALGMLADAVGAAGDDAAVVDGLVVTTDMLHERTDFPPGTTRYTAGWRAVGASLSDVAAMGADATAAVAAYGAPTFDADEVRAFVDGANDVCDLTGARYVGGDLDSHDEFTVASTVVGRTDDPVPRSGASPGEAVYVTGTLGRTGAAIRAFERGDDEQGNALFRFEPRVDAGQALAPVATAMMDSSDGLARSLHQLAEASDCGFDISWDRLPVDSSVEDVATDAADRRELAAFFGEDFELVFTAPPSALESVDLSTPVTRIGDVTAAGVVADGDSLPDRGYTH, encoded by the coding sequence ATGGACGAACGGAGCGCGTTGGGGATGCTCGCCGACGCCGTCGGGGCGGCGGGCGACGACGCCGCGGTAGTCGACGGGTTGGTCGTGACGACGGACATGCTCCACGAGCGGACGGACTTCCCCCCGGGGACGACGCGATACACGGCGGGCTGGCGGGCAGTCGGCGCCTCGCTGTCGGACGTGGCGGCCATGGGCGCGGACGCGACGGCGGCCGTCGCCGCCTACGGGGCGCCAACGTTCGACGCCGACGAAGTGCGGGCGTTCGTCGACGGCGCGAACGACGTGTGCGACCTGACCGGCGCCCGCTACGTCGGCGGTGACCTCGACAGTCACGACGAGTTCACCGTCGCCAGCACCGTCGTCGGCCGGACCGACGACCCCGTCCCCCGGTCGGGCGCGTCGCCCGGCGAGGCGGTGTACGTCACCGGAACGCTCGGGCGGACCGGCGCCGCGATTCGCGCGTTCGAGCGCGGCGACGACGAGCAGGGCAACGCCCTCTTTCGGTTCGAACCGCGCGTCGACGCCGGACAAGCACTGGCACCGGTCGCCACCGCGATGATGGACTCCTCGGACGGCCTCGCGCGCTCACTCCACCAGCTCGCCGAGGCGAGCGACTGCGGGTTCGATATCTCGTGGGACCGCCTCCCGGTCGATTCGAGCGTCGAGGACGTGGCTACCGACGCGGCGGACCGCCGCGAGCTCGCGGCCTTCTTCGGCGAGGACTTCGAACTCGTGTTCACCGCGCCGCCATCGGCGCTTGAGTCGGTCGACCTCTCGACGCCAGTCACGCGCATCGGCGACGTGACAGCCGCTGGAGTCGTCGCCGACGGTGACTCGCTCCCGGACCGGGGGTACACCCACTAA
- a CDS encoding site-2 protease family protein, with protein MDGVDRPPSDALNSVFYVRDVERDGDRVRYYGEPLVPRGQLADELRDSFRRAGYRIDLEAGREPYETTVVATPADGRIHGIPWTNLVLFGATMLSTLFVGALVWYYIPYSDIAANPLVALRAWPFTAAVLGVLTAHELGHYIAGRYHGVDVSLPYLIPFVFPFGTLGAIIRMRGRMPDRKALFDIGVAGPLTGLVATVVVTAIGLSLEPMTLPQRVVESSGQVIIFNDPLLLDLIATALGQPTSYADPTKTVHPVIIGGWVGMFFTVLNLLPVGQLDGGHMVRAMLGRRQETLASFVPLALFSLAGYLYYVRDLAINESVGLWALWGVFAIVIAYNGPAHPADETPLGWKRQLVGLLTFGLGALCFLLVPVQLLG; from the coding sequence ATGGACGGAGTCGACCGACCGCCGTCTGACGCCCTCAATTCCGTCTTTTACGTCCGCGACGTGGAACGAGACGGCGACCGGGTTCGATACTACGGCGAACCGCTCGTTCCCCGCGGCCAACTCGCCGACGAACTCCGCGACTCGTTCCGCCGCGCCGGCTACCGCATCGACCTCGAAGCGGGGCGAGAACCCTACGAAACCACCGTCGTCGCCACCCCGGCCGACGGCCGGATTCACGGCATCCCGTGGACGAACCTCGTTCTCTTCGGCGCGACGATGCTGTCGACACTCTTCGTCGGCGCACTCGTCTGGTACTACATCCCCTACAGCGACATCGCCGCCAATCCCTTGGTCGCCCTGCGCGCGTGGCCGTTTACCGCCGCCGTCCTCGGCGTGTTGACCGCGCACGAACTCGGCCACTACATCGCCGGCCGATACCACGGCGTCGACGTCTCGCTCCCCTACCTCATTCCCTTCGTCTTCCCCTTCGGGACGCTCGGGGCCATCATCCGCATGCGCGGGCGGATGCCGGACCGAAAGGCGCTGTTCGACATCGGCGTCGCCGGGCCGCTGACCGGTCTCGTTGCGACTGTCGTCGTGACCGCCATCGGCCTCTCGCTGGAGCCGATGACCCTCCCACAGCGCGTCGTCGAATCGTCCGGTCAGGTCATCATCTTCAACGACCCACTGTTGCTCGACCTCATCGCGACGGCGCTCGGCCAGCCGACGAGCTACGCCGACCCGACCAAGACCGTCCACCCCGTCATCATCGGCGGCTGGGTGGGGATGTTCTTCACCGTCCTCAACCTGCTTCCGGTCGGCCAACTCGACGGCGGCCACATGGTGCGAGCCATGCTCGGCCGGCGACAGGAGACGCTGGCCTCGTTCGTACCGCTCGCGCTCTTCTCGCTCGCGGGCTATCTCTACTACGTCCGTGACCTCGCCATCAACGAGTCCGTCGGGCTGTGGGCGCTCTGGGGCGTGTTCGCCATCGTCATCGCGTACAACGGCCCGGCCCACCCCGCCGACGAGACACCGCTCGGCTGGAAGCGCCAGCTCGTCGGCCTCCTCACCTTCGGCTTGGGCGCGCTCTGTTTCCTCCTCGTTCCCGTGCAGCTGCTGGGTTAG
- a CDS encoding DUF7123 family protein has product MSATADPSTEADDSVSKEERLKQFLVSKAQDGEMYFKSKFIADEVGLSPKEIGALMVKLRDSASDLEVEKWSYTSATTWRIETA; this is encoded by the coding sequence ATGAGCGCAACCGCAGACCCCTCCACCGAAGCCGACGACAGTGTGTCCAAAGAGGAACGCCTGAAGCAGTTCCTGGTCTCGAAGGCACAGGACGGCGAGATGTACTTCAAGAGCAAGTTCATCGCCGACGAAGTCGGCCTGTCCCCCAAAGAAATCGGCGCCCTGATGGTCAAGCTCCGCGACTCCGCGTCCGACCTTGAGGTCGAGAAGTGGTCGTACACGAGCGCGACCACGTGGCGAATCGAGACGGCGTAG
- a CDS encoding molybdopterin synthase, with translation MKTLNLVGPNAVDLADRLVPRLDGRVATVETLPETAARDTDAGAAYGLSNDGSWIGAGDGETLSGLLDSLVPDYDITLTIGFDAHLPTVAIGDADPVGDVVATISDAESDLDPVLDTIPSLDDRVTLESLVQEAKASPLAERSGAIATFTGRVRVKDSADDTRTTHLEFEKYEGVAADRMQAIREELEARDGVFEVLMHHRTGVIREGEDIVFVVVLAGHREEAFSTVEDGINRLKDEVPIFKKESTTDEEFWIHEQA, from the coding sequence ATGAAGACGCTCAATCTCGTCGGCCCGAACGCGGTCGATCTGGCCGACCGGCTCGTTCCCCGTCTCGACGGGCGCGTGGCCACGGTGGAGACGCTCCCCGAGACGGCGGCCCGCGACACCGACGCCGGCGCGGCGTACGGCCTCTCGAACGACGGCTCGTGGATTGGTGCGGGCGACGGCGAGACGCTCTCCGGCCTCCTTGACTCGCTCGTCCCCGACTACGACATCACGCTCACCATCGGCTTCGACGCGCATCTCCCGACCGTCGCCATCGGCGACGCCGACCCCGTCGGCGACGTGGTCGCCACCATCTCCGACGCCGAGAGCGACCTTGACCCAGTCCTCGACACGATTCCGTCGCTCGACGACCGCGTGACCCTCGAATCGCTCGTCCAGGAGGCGAAGGCCTCGCCGCTGGCCGAACGCTCCGGTGCTATCGCCACCTTCACCGGGCGCGTCCGCGTCAAGGACTCGGCAGACGACACGCGGACCACCCACCTAGAGTTCGAGAAGTACGAGGGCGTCGCCGCCGACCGCATGCAGGCGATTCGGGAGGAGCTCGAGGCGCGCGACGGCGTCTTCGAGGTGCTCATGCACCACCGAACCGGCGTCATTCGCGAGGGTGAGGACATCGTCTTCGTCGTCGTCCTCGCCGGCCACCGCGAGGAGGCGTTCAGCACCGTCGAGGACGGCATCAACCGCCTCAAAGACGAGGTGCCCATCTTCAAGAAGGAGTCGACGACCGACGAGGAATTCTGGATTCACGAGCAGGCCTGA
- the pyrH gene encoding UMP kinase, whose amino-acid sequence MRVVISIGGSVLAPDLDADRVAGHAAAVERLVDEGCEVGAVVGGGGAARDYIGAARSLGANEVQLDQIGIDVTRVNARLLIAALDDRAAPSPAREYEEAGEALRRGDVPVMGGVMPGQTTDAVAAALAEYVDADLLVYATSVDGVFSADPDDDPDAEQYGRLTGAELVDLVAPMSRGAGASAPVDLLAAKLIERSTMRTIVLDGTDPDRIARAVLDGDHTGTDVVPVGCDTDL is encoded by the coding sequence ATGCGAGTCGTAATCTCTATCGGCGGGAGTGTTCTCGCGCCCGACCTCGACGCCGACCGCGTCGCGGGTCACGCGGCGGCGGTCGAACGCCTCGTCGACGAGGGGTGTGAGGTCGGCGCAGTCGTCGGCGGCGGCGGAGCCGCCCGTGACTACATCGGGGCGGCGCGAAGCCTCGGCGCCAACGAGGTACAGCTGGACCAGATCGGCATCGACGTGACGCGAGTCAACGCGCGCCTGTTGATCGCCGCACTCGACGACCGGGCCGCGCCGTCGCCGGCCCGCGAGTACGAGGAGGCGGGCGAGGCGCTCCGCCGCGGCGACGTGCCCGTGATGGGTGGCGTGATGCCCGGCCAGACGACCGACGCCGTCGCGGCGGCGCTCGCGGAGTACGTCGACGCGGACCTCCTCGTCTACGCTACGAGCGTCGACGGCGTCTTCAGCGCCGACCCCGACGACGACCCCGACGCGGAGCAGTACGGGCGACTCACGGGGGCGGAACTGGTCGACCTAGTCGCGCCGATGAGTCGCGGCGCCGGCGCGTCGGCGCCCGTCGACCTGCTGGCGGCGAAACTCATCGAGCGCTCGACGATGCGGACCATCGTCCTCGACGGCACCGACCCGGACCGAATCGCGCGGGCCGTCCTCGACGGCGACCACACGGGGACCGACGTGGTGCCCGTCGGCTGTGACACGGACCTATGA
- the lysS gene encoding lysine--tRNA ligase, producing the protein MSDRHNAFWADDIADEIEARDPEDPIVIKGGVSPSGVPHLGHFNEIMRGYFVARVLRDRGHEVRQVFTSDDRDALRGVPQTLADSDWNLVGLGEVDAGALGRNLGKPYTDIPDPFGETDSYGAHFTDLLARSAEAVGVDIELVSNTDLYESGEFEAVTREVLEKTDLAREVLAEYQAGIDESYVPFMPRCSECGRLTQDVGEVDLDSETVDYRCSGLDAGGDHIDGCGHEGTATFREGKLPWRFEWPAQWAVLGVDFEPFGKDHAEGSWPSGQDIARRVLDIEPPVPMTYEWFTLNGEPLSSSSGNVVTVDEVLALLEPEVLRYFFVRNPKRAKDFDVERIDLLVDEFDRFERVYFGEEEDEDIEPIAERAYPFLVDEVQEARVRLPYTFAAVLGMTDDRDLWVRMARNQGFIDDDTPEWAVEEALERVERARTWAERMDNAYNYRLQAELPETDFDDDVVAALNDLADFVAEGHDGEAIQGQMYETARDHGVEVGDFFAAGYRLFFDDTEGPRLGEFLGELDDAFVVKRLRRED; encoded by the coding sequence ATGAGCGACAGACACAACGCCTTCTGGGCCGACGACATCGCGGACGAAATCGAGGCACGTGACCCCGAAGACCCCATCGTCATCAAGGGCGGTGTCTCCCCCTCGGGCGTGCCCCACCTCGGCCACTTCAACGAAATCATGCGCGGCTACTTCGTCGCGCGTGTCCTCCGCGACCGCGGCCACGAAGTCCGCCAGGTGTTCACGAGTGACGACCGCGACGCTCTCCGGGGCGTCCCCCAGACACTCGCGGACTCGGACTGGAACCTCGTCGGCCTCGGCGAGGTGGACGCGGGCGCGCTGGGCCGGAATTTGGGCAAGCCGTACACGGACATCCCCGACCCCTTCGGCGAGACGGACTCCTACGGCGCTCACTTCACCGACCTCCTCGCCCGGAGCGCCGAGGCGGTGGGCGTCGATATCGAGCTGGTGTCGAACACCGACCTCTACGAATCGGGCGAGTTCGAGGCGGTCACGCGTGAGGTTCTGGAGAAAACCGACCTCGCACGCGAAGTGCTCGCCGAGTATCAGGCGGGCATCGACGAGTCGTACGTCCCCTTCATGCCCCGGTGCTCGGAGTGTGGCCGCCTCACGCAGGACGTGGGCGAGGTCGACCTCGACTCCGAAACCGTCGACTACCGGTGTTCGGGCCTCGACGCGGGCGGCGACCACATCGACGGCTGTGGCCACGAGGGCACCGCCACGTTCCGCGAGGGGAAGCTCCCGTGGCGCTTCGAGTGGCCCGCGCAGTGGGCGGTCCTCGGTGTCGACTTCGAACCCTTCGGCAAGGACCACGCCGAGGGCTCGTGGCCGAGCGGGCAGGACATCGCGCGGCGTGTCCTCGATATCGAACCGCCCGTCCCCATGACCTACGAGTGGTTCACGCTCAACGGCGAACCCCTCTCGTCGTCGTCGGGTAACGTCGTCACCGTGGACGAAGTGCTCGCACTCCTCGAACCCGAAGTGTTGCGCTACTTCTTCGTCCGCAACCCGAAGCGCGCGAAAGACTTCGACGTGGAGCGAATCGACCTGCTGGTCGACGAGTTCGACCGCTTCGAACGCGTCTACTTCGGCGAGGAGGAAGACGAGGACATCGAACCCATCGCGGAGCGCGCCTACCCGTTCCTCGTCGACGAGGTACAGGAGGCGCGGGTCCGCCTCCCCTACACCTTCGCGGCCGTCCTCGGCATGACGGACGACCGGGACCTGTGGGTGCGGATGGCGCGCAATCAGGGCTTCATCGACGACGACACGCCCGAGTGGGCCGTCGAGGAAGCCTTGGAGCGTGTCGAACGCGCGCGGACGTGGGCCGAGCGCATGGACAACGCCTACAACTACCGCCTGCAGGCGGAGCTTCCGGAGACCGACTTCGACGACGACGTGGTCGCGGCGCTCAACGACCTCGCCGACTTCGTGGCCGAGGGCCACGACGGCGAGGCGATTCAGGGCCAGATGTACGAGACAGCGCGCGACCACGGCGTCGAGGTGGGCGACTTCTTCGCCGCGGGCTACCGGCTCTTCTTCGACGACACCGAAGGCCCACGACTGGGGGAGTTCCTCGGCGAACTCGACGACGCGTTCGTCGTCAAGCGCCTGCGCCGCGAGGATTAG
- a CDS encoding cupin domain-containing protein produces MDIRSSEDETAVEAVPDVFLSQLASGDEMSVQQFVIDPGAAVPEHSHPHEQAGFVTQGEGVFVIDGEERVVSAGDSYVVPGGESHRVENRGDVPFEGVDIFSPPRDDPAWRD; encoded by the coding sequence ATGGACATCCGTTCGAGCGAGGACGAGACGGCAGTCGAAGCGGTCCCGGACGTCTTCCTGTCGCAACTGGCCAGCGGTGACGAGATGAGCGTCCAGCAGTTCGTCATCGACCCCGGCGCGGCGGTGCCCGAACACAGCCACCCGCACGAACAGGCGGGGTTCGTGACCCAAGGCGAGGGCGTCTTCGTCATCGACGGCGAGGAACGCGTCGTCAGCGCCGGTGATTCCTACGTCGTCCCCGGCGGCGAATCACACCGCGTCGAGAACCGGGGCGACGTGCCCTTCGAGGGCGTCGACATCTTCAGCCCGCCCCGCGACGACCCCGCCTGGCGCGACTAA
- a CDS encoding DUF192 domain-containing protein: MTRLVHRHDGNESVLATDVTVADSFLQQARGLMFRSSFPGGSALVFPFDHAAKRTLHMVAVPFDIDALWIRDDRVEHVARLSAWTGIGRGVADTVVELPAGAADSVSEGDVVRLDD, encoded by the coding sequence ATGACGCGCCTCGTCCACCGACACGACGGCAACGAGTCCGTCCTCGCCACCGACGTGACGGTCGCCGACTCGTTTCTCCAGCAGGCTCGCGGGCTGATGTTTCGCTCGTCGTTTCCGGGCGGGTCCGCACTCGTCTTTCCCTTCGACCACGCTGCGAAGCGGACGCTCCACATGGTCGCCGTTCCCTTCGACATCGACGCGCTCTGGATTCGAGACGACCGCGTCGAACACGTCGCTCGCCTGTCGGCGTGGACCGGCATCGGCCGCGGTGTGGCCGATACTGTCGTCGAACTCCCCGCCGGCGCCGCCGACAGCGTCAGCGAGGGCGACGTGGTTCGTCTCGACGACTGA
- a CDS encoding zinc ribbon domain-containing protein, producing MNDDERGCPKCGHTETDVGTISTTGGGLSKMFDIQTNSFQVVSCTNCGYSEFYRDTGSRGSDIVDVFLG from the coding sequence ATGAACGACGACGAACGCGGCTGTCCGAAGTGCGGGCACACCGAGACTGACGTGGGCACGATTTCGACGACTGGTGGCGGCCTGAGCAAGATGTTCGACATCCAGACCAACTCCTTCCAGGTGGTCTCCTGTACCAACTGCGGATATTCGGAGTTCTACCGCGACACGGGGTCGCGGGGGAGCGACATCGTCGACGTGTTCCTCGGATGA
- a CDS encoding multicopper oxidase domain-containing protein: MTKQVGAPGTDLSRRQFMKATGTAGVLGLAGCTAPTNTDPSQAEAATAAQQSASSLPAAAKPQVVDVPEQNNQVTLRAVNSTLPAHPGDSMGGPVELPKVWAWQADDREPSVPGPIIRTTEGEDIEVTLDNTNADMPHTVHFHGVRKTWENDGVPTTTGITVMPGEKHTYEIPANVPGTHLYHCHYQTHRHIDMGMYGIFRVDPEGYEQADQELFMTVKDWDSRLNRQMAGEDVSYSPRDRKPDVFTINGRSAPRTLHPEDGSPVLVSQGDTVRVHFANNGYMNHPIHTHNHRFRVIEKDGAQIPEAAQYEQDILDMAPAERKTIEFEADADPGIYLMHCHKVSHAMNGDAYPGGMVGGIVYESAMDSDVFSQLMQYAGYEG, from the coding sequence ATGACGAAGCAAGTTGGCGCCCCCGGTACGGACCTCTCGCGTCGGCAGTTCATGAAGGCGACCGGGACGGCGGGCGTCCTCGGCCTCGCTGGCTGTACCGCCCCGACCAACACGGACCCGTCACAGGCCGAGGCGGCAACGGCGGCCCAGCAGTCGGCGTCGTCGCTCCCGGCCGCGGCCAAGCCACAGGTCGTCGACGTGCCCGAGCAGAACAATCAGGTGACGCTCCGGGCCGTCAACTCGACGCTGCCCGCCCACCCCGGCGATTCGATGGGGGGTCCCGTCGAGTTGCCCAAGGTCTGGGCGTGGCAGGCCGACGACCGCGAACCCAGCGTCCCCGGCCCCATCATCCGGACGACGGAGGGCGAGGACATCGAGGTGACCCTCGACAACACGAACGCCGACATGCCCCACACCGTCCACTTCCACGGCGTGCGGAAGACGTGGGAGAACGACGGCGTGCCGACGACGACGGGCATCACCGTGATGCCCGGCGAGAAACACACCTACGAAATCCCGGCGAACGTCCCCGGGACCCACCTCTATCACTGTCACTACCAGACCCACCGGCACATCGACATGGGGATGTACGGCATCTTCCGCGTCGACCCGGAGGGGTACGAACAGGCCGACCAGGAACTGTTCATGACGGTGAAAGACTGGGACTCCCGTCTCAACCGGCAGATGGCGGGCGAAGACGTGAGTTACAGCCCCCGTGACCGCAAGCCCGACGTGTTCACCATCAACGGCCGGTCGGCGCCGCGGACGCTCCACCCCGAAGACGGGTCGCCGGTCCTCGTCTCGCAAGGCGACACCGTCCGCGTCCACTTCGCCAACAACGGCTACATGAACCACCCGATTCACACCCACAACCACCGGTTCCGGGTGATCGAGAAGGACGGGGCACAGATTCCCGAGGCGGCGCAGTACGAACAGGACATCCTCGACATGGCGCCCGCGGAGCGCAAGACCATCGAATTCGAGGCGGACGCCGACCCCGGCATCTACCTCATGCACTGTCACAAGGTCAGCCACGCGATGAACGGCGACGCCTACCCCGGCGGGATGGTCGGCGGCATCGTCTACGAGTCGGCGATGGATTCCGACGTGTTCTCGCAGCTGATGCAGTACGCGGGCTACGAGGGGTAG
- a CDS encoding DUF7097 family protein — protein MERTPTGTPVGVDDPYEHADRCDHLTDDGRCRFALERAGDDPEFAAARRADDYACVVAGDADWCDCPHYRSTTDGRECRRCGLEEVRMAHENARPLLEEHHLSYGSSGDDADHEITVALCRWCHAKVHEGWARVDDDASPDAEAMAAREARRSKEQSEFGFQTAAERDDRE, from the coding sequence ATGGAGCGGACGCCGACGGGGACGCCAGTCGGGGTCGACGACCCCTACGAGCACGCGGACCGGTGCGACCACCTGACCGACGACGGCCGGTGTCGGTTCGCCCTCGAACGCGCCGGCGACGACCCGGAGTTCGCGGCCGCACGCCGGGCCGACGACTACGCCTGCGTCGTCGCCGGCGATGCCGACTGGTGTGACTGCCCGCACTATCGCTCGACGACCGACGGCCGGGAGTGTCGGCGATGCGGACTGGAGGAGGTACGAATGGCCCACGAGAACGCCCGCCCACTCCTGGAGGAACACCACCTCTCCTACGGGTCGAGCGGCGACGACGCCGACCACGAAATCACCGTCGCCCTGTGTCGGTGGTGTCACGCGAAGGTCCACGAGGGGTGGGCGCGGGTCGACGACGACGCGAGCCCCGACGCCGAGGCGATGGCGGCGCGAGAGGCCCGCCGGAGCAAGGAGCAGTCGGAGTTCGGATTCCAGACGGCGGCCGAACGCGACGACCGGGAGTGA
- a CDS encoding GMP synthase subunit A — translation MTRIVVVDNHGQFTHLEQRALRDAGVDTDIVDNTTPPEDLDVDGLVLSGGPDMDRIGRCDEYLELDVPVLGICLGMQIMATKLDGTVDAGDYGGYADVDVEIVDEDDPLVGSLAPETRVWASHADEVTELPTGFTHTATSDVCDIEAMSDTDRDLYGVQWHPEVAHTEEGEEVFANFIERCR, via the coding sequence ATGACCCGCATCGTCGTCGTCGACAACCACGGTCAGTTCACGCACTTGGAGCAGCGAGCGCTCCGCGACGCGGGCGTGGACACCGACATCGTCGACAACACCACGCCGCCCGAGGACCTCGACGTGGACGGCCTCGTGCTCTCGGGCGGCCCGGACATGGACCGCATCGGCCGCTGTGACGAGTATCTGGAGCTGGACGTGCCCGTTCTCGGCATCTGTCTCGGGATGCAGATCATGGCGACGAAACTGGACGGCACCGTCGACGCCGGCGACTACGGCGGCTACGCCGACGTGGACGTCGAAATCGTCGACGAGGACGACCCGCTCGTCGGGTCGCTCGCCCCCGAGACGCGCGTGTGGGCGAGTCACGCCGACGAGGTGACCGAGCTCCCTACGGGCTTTACCCACACGGCGACGAGCGACGTGTGTGACATCGAGGCGATGAGCGACACGGACCGTGACCTCTACGGCGTCCAGTGGCACCCCGAGGTGGCACACACCGAGGAGGGCGAGGAAGTGTTCGCGAACTTCATCGAGCGCTGTCGGTGA